The following coding sequences are from one Deltaproteobacteria bacterium window:
- a CDS encoding class I fructose-bisphosphate aldolase, translated as SERVREILGWYGSDNPGTLANLARVMNHGRLAGTGRFVILPVDQGFEHGPARSFAPNPPGYDPRYHFELALAAGCNAYAAPLGFLEAGAAEFAGEIPLILKLNNSDTLSGGADPCPAVTGSVDDALRLGCSAIGFTIYPASAARNEMYGQIRELGHEAKRKGLAVVIWSYPRGSGISKEGETAIDVVAYAAQIACQLGAHIIKVKPPTAHIEQAAAKKVYEKERIPIATLAERVRHVVQSAFNGRRILIFSGGEAKDTAAIFEEVRAIRDGGGFGSIIGRNSFQRPRSEALDFLRQVMDIYAGKAK; from the coding sequence AGCGAGCGAGTGCGAGAGATACTCGGCTGGTACGGAAGCGACAACCCGGGCACGCTGGCCAACCTGGCGCGCGTGATGAACCACGGGCGCCTGGCGGGGACCGGCAGGTTCGTCATCCTGCCCGTCGACCAGGGCTTCGAGCACGGCCCCGCGCGCTCCTTCGCGCCCAACCCCCCGGGCTACGACCCGCGCTACCACTTCGAGCTGGCGCTCGCGGCGGGCTGCAACGCCTACGCGGCTCCGCTCGGCTTCCTCGAGGCCGGCGCCGCCGAGTTCGCGGGCGAGATCCCGCTCATCCTGAAGCTCAACAACTCCGACACGCTCTCCGGCGGCGCCGACCCGTGCCCCGCCGTCACGGGCAGCGTCGACGATGCGCTCCGCCTGGGCTGCAGCGCGATCGGCTTCACCATCTACCCCGCCTCGGCGGCGCGCAACGAGATGTACGGCCAGATCCGCGAGCTCGGGCACGAGGCCAAGCGCAAGGGCCTCGCCGTGGTCATCTGGTCCTACCCGCGCGGGTCGGGCATCTCGAAGGAGGGCGAGACCGCGATCGACGTGGTCGCCTACGCGGCCCAGATCGCCTGCCAGCTCGGCGCCCACATCATCAAGGTGAAGCCGCCGACGGCGCACATCGAGCAGGCGGCGGCCAAGAAGGTCTACGAGAAGGAGCGCATCCCGATCGCCACCCTGGCCGAGCGCGTGCGCCACGTGGTGCAGAGCGCCTTCAACGGGCGGCGCATCCTCATCTTCTCGGGGGGCGAGGCGAAGGACACCGCTGCCATCTTCGAGGAGGTGCGCGCCATCCGCGACGGCGGCGGCTTCGGGTCGATCATCGGCCGCAACTCCTTCCAGCGGCCACGGAGCGAGGCGCTCGACTTCCTCCGCCAGGTGATGGACATCTACGCCGGCAAGGCGAAGTGA
- the glpX gene encoding class II fructose-bisphosphatase, with the protein MAVNVERLSRDFLRVCEVAAVACARTMGQGDRRHSDHVATESMRHEMDAIAMRGTVVIGEGERDEAPMLYIGEKLGRGHADDVEVDIAVDPLEGTNLCATGAPNAITVLAASNKGGLLHAPDCYMEKIIVGPTAKRVIDIDAPVEQNLKAIARSLGRDVEDLVVIVLDRPRHEKLIADIRKAGARIKLIGDGDLSAGISAAVRRTNVHAVMGIGGAPEGVLAAAALRCLNGGMLARLVPTKPGQEERMRKMGITDLKRIYTEEDLAPGPDILFVATGVTDGSIMRGVRFFGGGLRTSSITMSLRERVIRFADTVRLEDGSDVVVEF; encoded by the coding sequence ATGGCGGTGAACGTCGAGCGGCTGTCGCGGGACTTCCTGCGCGTGTGCGAGGTGGCGGCGGTCGCCTGCGCGCGGACGATGGGGCAGGGCGACCGCCGGCACTCGGACCACGTCGCGACCGAGTCGATGCGCCACGAGATGGACGCGATCGCGATGCGGGGCACGGTCGTCATCGGCGAGGGCGAGCGCGACGAGGCGCCGATGCTCTACATTGGCGAGAAGCTCGGGCGCGGCCACGCCGACGACGTCGAGGTCGACATCGCGGTCGACCCGCTCGAGGGGACGAACCTCTGCGCCACCGGCGCGCCCAACGCGATCACGGTGCTCGCCGCCTCCAACAAGGGCGGCCTCCTGCACGCGCCCGACTGCTACATGGAGAAGATCATCGTCGGGCCCACGGCCAAGCGCGTGATCGACATCGACGCGCCGGTCGAGCAGAACCTGAAGGCGATCGCCCGCTCGCTCGGCCGCGACGTCGAGGACCTGGTCGTCATCGTGCTCGACCGCCCACGCCACGAGAAGCTGATCGCCGACATCCGCAAGGCCGGCGCGCGCATCAAGCTGATCGGCGACGGCGACCTGTCGGCCGGCATCTCGGCGGCCGTGCGCCGTACCAACGTCCACGCGGTGATGGGGATCGGCGGCGCCCCCGAGGGCGTGCTCGCCGCCGCCGCGCTCCGCTGCCTCAACGGCGGCATGCTCGCGCGCCTCGTGCCCACCAAGCCGGGGCAGGAGGAGCGCATGCGGAAGATGGGCATCACGGACTTGAAGCGCATCTACACCGAGGAGGATCTCGCCCCGGGGCCCGACATCCTCTTCGTCGCGACCGGTGTCACCGACGGCTCCATCATGCGCGGCGTGCGCTTCTTCGGAGGCGGCTTGCGCACCAGCTCGATCACCATGTCGCTGCGCGAGCGGGTGATCCGCTTCGCGGATACCGTGCGGCTCGAGGACGGGAGCGACGTGGTGGTCGAGTTCTAG